In the Tetrapisispora phaffii CBS 4417 chromosome 7, complete genome genome, one interval contains:
- the TPHA0G00100 gene encoding uncharacterized protein: MSSQYAQLLSQHNHNRSRRYHVCEPQHNHPSPPSLSTHLFLHPSHSSHPTIYHLSIYIIHLSNHIHLSSIHYPTTIHHICHNHSPSTSSHPSSHPPISPPLRAPVTRPAHTIRSSTQSHSVQQPLLTRLVTLSNNTSHLPAASTRSQILKIEN; encoded by the coding sequence ATGTCTTCCCAGTACGCCCAATTACTATCTCAACATAACCACAACCGCTCACGTCGCTACCATGTTTGTGAACCTCAGCACAACCACCCATCGCCCCCATCCCTATCTACTCATCTATTCTTACACCCATCACATTCATCACACCCAACCATCTATCATCTCTCCATCTATATAATTCATCTATCTAATCATATCCATCTATCATCCATCCATTACCCCACTACCATCCATCACATCTGCCACAATCACTCTCCATCCACATCCTCTCACCCATCCTCTCACCCGCCCATCTCGCCTCCACTCCGCGCGCCCGTCACCCGCCCTGCCCACACCATCCGCTCATCAACACAGAGCCATAGCGTTCAACAGCCTCTGCTTACCCGCCTCGTCACTCTATCAAACAACACTTCTCATCTCCCAGCCGCATCCACGCGCTCTCAGATCCtgaaaattgaaaactaA